The following nucleotide sequence is from Trifolium pratense cultivar HEN17-A07 linkage group LG2, ARS_RC_1.1, whole genome shotgun sequence.
ccggtaaagttAACTTACCGGTATGGATAATTGcttaccggaacagtttttCGTGAGGATGAAAATTCTACCGGAAcagtataatacgacaaaaattgtttttttaaattatattaatttttaataagggtatattgggtatttttaaaaaaatgttggggtaaagtgaagattgttggggtaggaaatttttttttccttcaattggACCAATatattggaaatttttttttctacccctacatttatcaCTATACCctaacaatttttcaaaaatgcCCATTCTACCCTTATCTtactctattattttttttttactaaattatattttattattttttactttgtcattttataactttttcGGTAAATTGGTTCCGCAAGACTTTTCCAGTACgtattttttctttctggtATGTTAAATTTACCGACACACTTTGAAAAAGTGTTCCGATTTACAATCgtttttaccggaacactttaaaaaagtgtGCCGGTTTGAAAACTGTGTAGAATTTTTCTaattaccggaacacttttgaAAAATGTGTCGGTATTATAAGCAATAACAATCACACAATAAAGCAAGCAGGATATTACTTACTCCTTCGtttcaattaataattattttcataacaTTTTGTATGTTTCTCTCCATGTGCAATTATTGTACTCACACACATAAATTCCAAAGAGATTTTTGCCTCAACATTTCAGTTGAATTGAATTCTTCTTATTGTTGTGCAATTTCAGattcatcaaattcatcaatGTCTTCCTTCATTTCATGCTTCTATAAATGCCGCAAATTTGAACCCAAAtctaccaccaccaccaccaccaccaatgCTCTAAACAGGAAGAGGTATGATGTGTACCCGAGTTTCTGCGACAAAGACACAAGTTCTTTGTTTTGGGTATCTATAACGTCCTTACTTCTGAAAGTGAGCTTCTGTTTTCTGGGACAATGAGAGGACTGGAAGTGGAGATCAAGAAATACCAACCTCAATGCTGAATGTAATTGATGTGAGTTTCTGTTTTAGCATACCAGAATACTTTACATCATACCGGAACATGTTTTATAATACCGGCACACTTTtcaaaagtgttccggtatgtaattagaaaaattttgcACACTTTTCAAAGCGGAATACTATTtttaagtgttccggtaaaaacAATTGCAAACCGAaacattttttcaaagtgtgcCGGTAAATTTAATGTACTGGAAAGAAAACTAAGTACCGGAACAGTCTTGCGGAACCAATCTACGAAAAAGTTATAAAAGggcaaagtaaaaaataataaaatattatggcttaactacacatttggtcccttacgtttattttaggtttcaatttggtcccttacgtttaaaaagtatcaatttggtcccttacgtttattttatgtttcaagttagtcctttccgttagttttgtcactaacactgtttgaatagtacacgtgtcagcgtgtccaagtgccacgtgtcagtccacatatgcaaattgactgccacatgtgacaaaattgacggaaaggactaacttgaaacctaaaataaacgtaagggaccaaattgatactttttaaacataagggaccaaattgaaacctaaaataaacgtaagggaccaaatgtatagttaagccaaatattatttagtaaaaaaaaatataatatagtaAGATAAGGGTAGAATGAgcatttttgaaaaattgttagGGTATAGTGATAAATATACGGGTAGGAAATAAAAAATTCGTGAACAAGCTTGCTGCAATTCAACATTTGGCTGCACCTCAAgctataaaattaatatacagTATGTTCCAACTTCCAACCTCTTTGCATTTAATGTACCGTTTGAAAATCCTCAAGTTGCTTGCAAATTGCAACTTTGGCTGGACATAATccaaattgtcaaaaaaatatggaaaatgctaaacagtgcatCCGGGTCACTGATTAAggatattaaaatgaaaattttatcttgGAAATTGTGAATTCAATACTTTAAagatgtaaaaaattattatctctcatcattaattttgttctttcttcCTTTTATTAGTATGCTTAATTAGTGCTCGAGGCACTGTAGCATGACCCAAAAAATATAAACCCACATGTTGTAGGTCCTACAGAAGTAACATCAAATAGTCAACTACTAATTAATTAACACACTTCACATAAATTAATTTCCCCTTTTGTCTACTCAATGAAGTTTCATTGATGTTTACATATGtgataaaaataatgaatatgGCTTTCCATTACTTAGATCAAGGGTTGAATTCTTCAATTTGAATGAGTTGGTTTTATCTCAaacgaatatatatataaaagccTGAGTGAGACCAATCTAAAAGAAAATACTCCAAGTTGAAAAATATCCACAGTTCATAATTTCAACATTTCAGGTTCCTCCTTCTTCTTTTGATTAtagtatcatttttattttgtctgtTAATTCTGTCTAAGAATATTTGATAATTTGTTTCGTACGGTAACTTATATTATAATTCATTCTCTTGTAACCTTGCCAGACTGGTTGGGGACCATGACTTCTCTTCGTAATTTGTTTCATACTCATTGAAATAAGTTAGTGTATTTCAAATGAATATATAAAGCAAGACTAGACCCAATAGCAAAATTAGCCAATCCTAAAAGCATTACATGTACTTCAAAATCATATGAAACTCTTATGATGATCTACAACGGccttcaaaaaaagaaatttaggGTATTCCTCGAATGAGAAAATGAATTGAATTGTGCCAAATGATTTTAGTCGGagtttcaaatgatttttaaatacGGATCCACATTAGAATTTCCCTTATTTTAGTGATTCTTTGATTTGATGTGACTTTGGTGCTATTTATCAAACCAATGACCAAACTATGAAATATTTAGGAAATGGAGGCACAACCAAATGAATTGACTAAAATGCTCGAAGCAGTAGTTCTTCCAGAAGAGTCTGGAACCCATGAGCAATGCATCTACAAAGTACCACAAAAAATTCGCCAAGTTAATCCACAAGCTTATACACCTCGACTTATTTCCATCGGTCCTTTTCACAATCCACTTGGCTCAAATAGTGTCGAAAACCATTTGCAGGAAATGGAAGGACTCAAACTCAAATATCTCAAAGGATTTCATAAAAGAACAAACATAAGTATTGATAATTTGTTTTCCAGAGTTAAAGAGTGGGAAAATGAAATTCGAAAATGTTATGCAGGGCCTGTTAGCCTTAACAGCAAAGATTTCTTAAAAATCATTATAGTTGATGCATGCTTCATAATTGAGCATTTTCTTAGGAGATTTAGTTACACAAATTGGAATAAAATTGATCCTATACTATTGAAACCTTACTTACTTGATGACATTTTTCGTGACTTAATACTCCTTGAAAACCAGCTACCTTTTTTTGTTCTTGAGAACATATACAACTTAGCTAAGCTAAATCTTCCATCCTTTATTACAATTACTATACAATATTTTACGGAATTCAACCAACAGAATTTAAATTCAGGAGACTTTACTGGTCCTAAACTTCCAAAACACTTCACCGAACCTGAACCTCCAAAACACTTCACAGATCTTATAAGAACATTTTTGCTACCATCATCATTTAATTTTACACCTGAAGGAACGGGAAAAATAGATCATGCAATGGAACAGGTATACAGTGTGAGTCAATTATCAGAAGCAGGATTGAAATTTGAGTTAAGCGATAGCAAATGCTTACTTGACTTGAAATTTGATAAAGGTGTGTTGAAAATGCCATGCTTTCTTGTGCATGATTCAACAGAGAGATACATGAGGAATATATTAGCTTTTGAAGAATGTCACATTTCAGATAAACATTCAGCATACATTTCTCAGTACTTCACATTGTTAGATATTCTTATTAATACAGAAAGTGATGTGAGCATCTTAGTCGataagaaaattattattaattggaCGAGTGATGCTAATGCAGTGGCTACAATGGTTAACACTCTTTGCAAAAATGCCTCAATGCCTAAATACAATGCAGAGTA
It contains:
- the LOC123907780 gene encoding UPF0481 protein At3g47200-like, whose protein sequence is MEAQPNELTKMLEAVVLPEESGTHEQCIYKVPQKIRQVNPQAYTPRLISIGPFHNPLGSNSVENHLQEMEGLKLKYLKGFHKRTNISIDNLFSRVKEWENEIRKCYAGPVSLNSKDFLKIIIVDACFIIEHFLRRFSYTNWNKIDPILLKPYLLDDIFRDLILLENQLPFFVLENIYNLAKLNLPSFITITIQYFTEFNQQNLNSGDFTGPKLPKHFTEPEPPKHFTDLIRTFLLPSSFNFTPEGTGKIDHAMEQVYSVSQLSEAGLKFELSDSKCLLDLKFDKGVLKMPCFLVHDSTERYMRNILAFEECHISDKHSAYISQYFTLLDILINTESDVSILVDKKIIINWTSDANAVATMVNTLCKNASMPKYNAEYLSLFKTLNGFYENPRNKYKAIFVHEYFNTPWKIASTTTAVLLVLFTLIQAVCSIWSLVKSYKDKK